The Acipenser ruthenus chromosome 26, fAciRut3.2 maternal haplotype, whole genome shotgun sequence genomic sequence TGGCAAGAATAGCTGGCTGCAGTGACGCTGTCTCTGAGTTCTATCCTGGCTCACAGTGCCAGCTTGTGAAAAGCAATTGTTCTTCGATTGTGCTCCATGGAGTTGTACTTTAAAATACTTTGTGATTTTCACACACCTGTATAAAGATCAGATGCCAGACTGGTTTATGCATGTTCTAATACCAGTAGAGATCCTTCTTCTTTTCCGGTGCTTGGATCACTGAAAAagaaatatgaatatgaatatgccATCTACCTGAGCTGAATTCATCGACAAGCTGTATTATTACCCTAAAGAAATAGCAACCAAAGCTTTTACATCACAGCATCACCAGCAATGGCAATGGAACCTCACCAAAAAGAAACCGCCTGTGCAGTCTAGTACTGTATAGTCTCCTTGAAAGTGTTCCCTGGGCCCACTTCCTTAAATTCCATTTAAAAGGGTTCCAATACCTGAGTCAAGGCTCAGTGCTGTCCCCGCTGCCTCCCTGAAGCGTGCTGGGGGGTGCCCTGCCCAGGAGGGGGGCTGCTCTGGTTCGGAGGCCGCGCCCAGGCTGGTGCTGGCGGTTCCCCTCTCGCTGTGCAGCAGGTTGAGGAAGGAGCTCGTTCCAGGGAGCTCCTGGCCCACGGGGTGAGGGTACACACCCAACGGGGGCCCGAAGCTGCCGCTGTCCCGCACAGGGAAAGGCCAGGGGCCAGGAGGCTGGCTGGGGGAGCTGTGTAACACCCCCGAGGAGGTGCTGAAGTGAATTCGGGAGGAGGTGGGTGCAGGGTACTGACTGCCGGCCCAGGAGGCACCTGGCAAATCCCACAGCACTGGTGGCGAGGGctcacctgaaacacacaacaacacagtgaaggagagagagtgagtgcagatgagacacacaacaacacagaggagagagagagcgagtgcaGATGAGACACACAACAACACAGAGGAGAGAGTGCAGATGAAACAcactaacacagagagagagcgagtacAGGTGAAACAGACACCCAGGCGGGCCATGGGTTTCCTGCTTCAAAACGAATGGCTGAATGGATTTGATGAGAAGTTAGTGAAGGACTACCCTTTATTTATATATGTTGAGCTTGAAGATCTACACCTGTGGATCTACACTATCCAACACCAGCTGAGTGGTGACCCTCATTTCAGCCTCTTGTTCATTATTGAGATTTGTTGctaattgtttttattgtgatGTCAATGCAGCACACAGTTACCATGTGTGTTGGCAGCGCTAGCAGCGCTGGCAGCGCTGGGAGCGCTGGCAGTGGAGGAGACGGCTCTCCATCCCTTGTTCCTGGTGCTCAGGTCCCTgggttttttggttttgttgagGGCTCTGGAGAAGTGCTCGTCCACCACGCTGTTGATGTCCCCCTGAAAGTAGGTGAAGAGGACATAGTTGGACTGGCCCTCGCTGTCTGCAGGCTGCTCTATCGTCATCGGGGGACTTCCACGCTTCCCCTCCATCGCAGCGGCTTCTTCACTCCTGCCAACCATCAAACCATCATTAACCCTGGAGGAAACCAACTGTGTAGCAAGGGTCCTGCTGGAGAGTCACTCCACTAGGGTTAACAGGAAGAATTAAAAACTCCCTCCATCGCTTCAACACTAATCTAGAGCATTAGGAAAGACTATAAGGGGCAGCTTTTCTCCCCTCTGGTTTAAATGGTTACAGATCCTGCTCTCAGGTGGCTCTGCTGTGTTCTCGTTATTTAATTGAACAGCCTTGTCTTGTTCTAGACACATCTTAGATTGTGTAATTTGACCCAGGAGGAGTCTGGAACAAGGGCCTAGTTTTGGAACGGACTAAAAAGGACACTAATGAGTGTTGTTATCTACAGGAGCACAACATGAGCTCAAAAGCCCGAGTTTGAGAGTTAACAAAGGGgatgcacactcacacacacacacacacacacacacgcacaagcacAAATgtacacgcatgcacacacacacatgcacaaatgcgcacgcatgcacacacatacatgcacatgCAAACACAGACACGTACACAATGACATCCTGTAGCCATGCTAGATCTTCTGTGGGCTCCAACTGTAAGACACTGATAGAGACAAGTGACGTCACATCACTGAGTACTAGGAAAAAATATGAGTAGGCTACCGACGTAAATAAAGACATTGTATAGAGTCATTCCAGGGGTTACTGTGAGCTTATGTCTGACCAATACCTATCCATGGTTTTCATAAGCTAGCTCGGCTGTGAATAACAAAGCTGCCTGAAAAGTGCAGAAATGAGTCTTAATATCTCTGACAGGGCACTTCACAGGAAGACTTCCAGAGCTCCTCGATTAAGGAAATACATTGATGGAGAGCAGGGATTCTCGAAATATGAATTCACAGTTTAGATGTgttcttttttgtattaaatattgtattataaaagTATGAATAATTCCGTTTTTGTATGCATTCTGAAGACAGATATAGAAGGAGTGTTTCCCCGGTCTCGTGTAATTTCACGGCAGTTACTCTATCCCAGCAGTTAAAGCACGTTCATTCCTATCGCTGTGCACGTTGTCTATGCAGATAGACAGAGCCCCGCTGCTCCCGTGCTGCATTGACCCGTGGGTTACTTCGCTTCTATTTCCTTAACCCGTTTCACACTTCATCTACTTAAACCAGGTCTAAATAATGGCAAATCACAACGATCTTCCATCAATATTTAGAGACTACACATTAGATACTAttcatttagaagaaaaaatgcGACTGAGGGAAACGTATTGCAATATCTTACATGTATAGATAGGACTGAGTTGCTTTAGGAGTATGAGTGCTATGGTAAAGCTAACCCTATACACCCTATACACATCTTTATCGATTCTGTATTCGCCTTGTGTAAATGACTCCCCTAAAATACAGCTAGCAAGTATACATTCCTGAATGCAAGATCATTTCAAGATAAGCCAGCCATGAAAAACAGGTGCATTCGTACATATAGAAGGCTATTAACAAATGACATGCTGTTTTTAATTACTTGCCTGTGTGAGTTTTCTTCTTTGCTGTGACAGTATTCTTAAACTGCGTGATCTTCGGCAATATTGTAACGCATACTAATCCCCCGATCCCCGTTTCTTCAGCAGTGGAAAAACAAGGGTATAGAAGTGAGCAGCTCCTTCTCGTGCGCGCCTCCTCACCTGTAGAATTTCGAGTTCTTCAGGTGCTGTGACGTCACTGAGAAGAGCGATTGCTAATTTGATAAGAGCACTGAGGCTGCGTCCCCTTGCTCTTGCAGCCAATAGGCTTCCCCGCTGAGGTTCGCGTGGAGATACAGGTGTTGCTTCCGTCAGGTATGAACAGAATGCGCCCCGTCAGGTTAGCCTGGCTGTATGGCTGCAGGGTGTCATTGTTAATAACATGAATAAAGCTTCATCCaagccacgcacacacacacatatcctgCTGTTATTATTGCTTCAGCAGTCAGAATGTGCATGTAAAGCCAACCACTTGTACAATTCACTACTAAAGCtgttataaaagaaaaaacagtagtgtttttttttttttttcaaatctccaCTTACACCTGAAGGGTTGTGCATTGTTTACCTCATCTTAACGACGCTCTTTCCAATTTAGTTTTTATATAACTTTCATATTTACAATACGTAACTATAACTCCTTCGCGTGCTCCGCAGAAATGTGCTCAAACTGGAGTGTAGAGAAAGGCGGCCCCATACTAATATACTATACCTGCCTGTACCCCGAGGTACTAGATAGGGTTACAGTATATCCATATCGATGTGTTTAATACGCGCATGATAGGCGTACGTTTTCGTAACGTGCttcatttatttaatgtgtattttaaagatagatatagatatatagagatagacacagatagatatatagatagatagatagatagatagatagatggatagatagatagatagatagatagatagatagatagatagatagatagatagatagatagatagataggtgaATGTGAAGGGTCGTTATTTTACTTATGAAGCCTGTGTTAATTTGTTTCTGTAACTTCCTTACAGATACAACCAATTGTACTGCAGGACAAGCAATTTTAGGTGCATTATAGAAATTGCAGGGACACCAGTAATTGAAGAAAATGGTCTGTTGCTTACAGTATGCGAGGTAGCATATTCAAACGTTGAAATGAATGGGAAAATAACCCCAGCGTCCTATAAATGAACGTAAAAGGTTCGAGCTCACAAGAGACCAATTACTTACATGGAACCATTGCACCCCAGAGAGCATTTCAATCGATGCCTCATTAGAGATTCTTAAATTCACTTTtcgttttaaagcttttttttttttttgtcagccaaCCATAAATTGGGTAACTGGGTACTGCAGCTCTGCCTTTTCAGAGTAATTTCTGTaatgaatgaatgttttttttaaaatagctgCATTGGTTCAGAGATGTGAAAAGGTACAAATCTATACACAATTTTCATATATTTTGCCTGAAGGTTGTTAGATGTTAAAATGCTCGTCGGTACACATGTACGGTAAAGCAACCTCTACGCCATGCCTGGAGCTTCTCTATAAGGAAGATGGATGGGGCTCTGTCCTGGAGACAAACCAAGCACATTATCTGTATGGAATGAAAGTAACAATTACATGCAATGCAAATCACCAGACAACCAGGTCGGGTACTCTGTTTAGATTTGATTTTATTAAAACAGCTGCTGCTGTACACAttgcaacaaaaacagaaatacagaaatCAATGGAAAGCAGACCCCAAGCTGCAGTGCCTCCTCAACCGAGTCTACGGGAAAGCCAGCGATCTCTGAATGTCAAATCCATCGCAACGTCTacaccgctctctgtgtgtgtgtgtgtgtgtgtgtgtgtgtgtgtgtgtgtgtgtgtgtgtgtgtgtgttacacaaCAATTAGAGATCGAAAGGCCAGCGACTCAGTGAAAAATTCATCTTCAAGACATACTTACTTTATCTTACaatcatgaaaaaaaatgtaaaaagacacAGTCGCATACTTCATACACAAGCTTCGAAATCGTCTTGTTTTAGGCATGGTACCGCAGGTATAATGGGTTATCTTTTAGTTAATTACTTTGCAAATGcattgcagaaactgtaaaaaaaaaaaaaagattctagtaTAAACGTCCTGCTTATTATGGATTTGACACTTTCGAAATGCAGAACAACTGCACAGACTGTATGGTTATGTGCTGGCTAGTCATACGTGTTTTACTCTTCATAACCCACTCAGTTCCACTGCAGCCCAGCAATCTCCAGCTCTGGCGAAGTTACCAAACCAAGCAGCAAGACCCCAACGCTCACAGGCCCAGGCACACGACACAATGTCTATTGCATGGACACAGCGGCAGATCTCCGTGCCACTGCCTGTGCATTTACTAAAATCTACCcctttgtgtaccaaggttacAATAAACTGCGTCTATAACAGTGGATGTGAATGGGAATTTGCGTTTTTTAAAAGTATGCAAAATGCCAGAGAGGGCTCGACCTAATGACTTAAACACCAACAGTATCTACCAGATCAATTGATCcgccacccccctccccccccccccccccccccccccccccccccccccccgacacacacGCATTCTATAAGGCAGCTTGTTGAGGCCattgggaataaaaaaaaatgatgtcacaatcacAAGATAATTGATCTCAGGATCTCCAGTAAATGGAAGTCATTACTTCCGTGTTCCAGACACCCATTTATCTATCTCAGGAAAACTGAAGATAATTGTTTCTGTTTTCTCGAGGTCCTGAGATCCCGCTGGCCTCAGGGAGCCGTCCTCGTACTTTCACCCCTGCTGCGCACAGAAAAGCGTATCACAACTGACAATCAACATCTGTTTATTatgtaatggtaaaaaaaaaaaaaaaaatgcagaaaatcttGGATTAAAATGAAAAGCAACGAGAAGAAGAAAGACCAGGAACTGCAAAACAACagcatttttttcccttttacaTCAGGGGCTACTGGTACAGCACTTTGTTTTCAGTCCCTTCCTTGTACAAACAGGGTCTCGGATCAGGAATCGCTGATGGTTGCATTACCCCACCCAGCTGTTCCAGTGGCTTATACATCCTCTCGTCTGTTTAAGCTTCATCCACATCCTCCTTCTCATCCTCGCTGTCTGCCAGGCTGCTGTCTGTCGACTCGACTCCGGGATCCTCCGAAACGCTGCTCCCGTTCCCCTGGGCCGCCTCCTCTTCCTCCACAGGCCCCCCAGGCTCAGGGCTCCTTGCTGGGGGCTCTTCCGTGTTCTCCGTTGGGGGCTGGGGCCCATCTTCCTTGGGGGGCCCCTCCCCTTTGGGGGCCTCTTTCTCCACAGACACAGCCGAGTTGTCCCCCAGGAACGAGGACCATCCTTTCAGTCTCTCGTCCCGCTCCCTCGACGTCTCCTCAATCTGCGCAGAGAGGACATAAGAGATCATGCCAAACTACTAAGAGTCCTGCATTTCCTCTCTCTCTGCATGTAGGCGTGTCTCAACAGGTACAAAGCTGCACATGTCTGGGCACACTTAGACCCTCAGCTTacagttaaaacataaaaaaacagcaactgaaaaaacatttttaaatgtatttgagtaTTATTTTACACAGACTAATTCGGATCTGCACATTTCTCAATATTTCAAACAGGTTTATAGCTCATCACTGGAAGTGTTTTTGTTGAGCGGTTCTGTTCTGTATTGGAAAGCTGAAATGTTTGCTCTGTGTGAATGCAAGCTTACAGCACATGAAGGAGAGTGACGTAAGAGACAGTGAAGCTACCTTGTTTGATTATTATGAAAAGCACTTTTAAAGTGCATGAAAACATTAACAGGAGAGGAACACGACTCCTACTTTACCTGGTAATCCGTCTTCCCGTCCCACAATTCTGCAGACAGCTTTCGTCCCCCGAACCAGCGACCATTTAGAGCCAGCTGGCAGACATCCGCCTCCTCAGGCTCTTTGAAAGCTACTGAAGCCACTCCGTCCGGGTGCCTCTGAGACCAGAAACCAGGGGGGGTGTTAAAGTAGCACAGGGGTCAGGGGCGGGAGTTAAGGGGCTACACAAAACTAAAACCATTGTTAATGGGCTGGGAAATGGGTCAGACAGATATACATATGAACGTGGCTCTGGGGATGCAGGTacagaatagaaaataaaatataggacagggatagaaataagactcttgttgcacagcatttttatttattcctgGAGTTACTGagaatttaataagacacacctgagcttgttacctgtgcactgtggctaatcaatcttaaaacctggaataagggaagctgctatgcaataggagtcttattaccatccctgtaATATAATACTGCCCACAATGGAAAATCAGACCCAATCAGCCTCCATACTCACATCGAAAATGAGGACTTTCTTGACTTGGCCAAACTTCTCGCACTCTGTCCTCAGGTCCTCTCCGATCTCATTCAGCACCAGCGGATCCTcctgtgaaacacacaagcaTTCGGACTCTGATCATCCGTCTGCCTCACCACCTCAATGAACCAAGCCTGCCCCGCTGGGAGCACGAcccaaaaaaaacactgacagtgACAG encodes the following:
- the LOC117430545 gene encoding transcription cofactor vestigial-like protein 1, with amino-acid sequence MEGKRGSPPMTIEQPADSEGQSNYVLFTYFQGDINSVVDEHFSRALNKTKKPRDLSTRNKGWRAVSSTASAPSAASAASAANTHGEPSPPVLWDLPGASWAGSQYPAPTSSRIHFSTSSGVLHSSPSQPPGPWPFPVRDSGSFGPPLGVYPHPVGQELPGTSSFLNLLHSERGTASTSLGAASEPEQPPSWAGHPPARFREAAGTALSLDSVIQAPEKKKDLYWY